In Thermus caldifontis, one genomic interval encodes:
- the mfd gene encoding transcription-repair coupling factor, translated as MEIALERERYYGHRLAVPQVVAALLFSQERPPAVLLAPEERLGRYRDLGAFGGPVYVNPGLEAWEERALFVMSYGEALAPFPEDPSAWRLVLEVGRSYPRGELVDRFLRMGYARDEDYRVLGEVLELGEVRLEFFGDELERLRVAGEERRRHVLLPKPGKAEAFSSRKILHFPGPVYLDTPALAPKEVWPLLGGRQVVALGGGVELPLWDLGVRPLSPYRGSLKALERDLARWLEEGRRVSLFVAHERTLDYLKRRLALFQPQVLPRFPGPKGQLSLFRGAFEGGGEWGEEVLLTEALVFATGAVRSRVRVGEGLADPGALSPGDFLIHPEHGVGQYLGLETREVLGVRRDYLVLRYKGEGKLYLPVEGLPLLKRHPGTTDDPPELSSLGKGEWQRLKEKARKDVEELAARLLVLQAKRKATPGRAFPPLPEWDPLIERGFPHQLTPDQKQALEEVLRDLEAPFPMDRLISGDVGFGKTEIALRAAHRVVGHGAQVAFLVPTTLLAEQHGKTFRERFAGLPLRIGVLSRFTPVKEEEAILKGLEAGTVDVVIGTHRLLQPDVRFKDLGLLIVDEEHRFGVAQKERIRELKAEVDTLYLSATPIPRTLYSALVGLKDLSSIKTPPPGRKPIRTFLAPFDPLLVREAILLELERGGKVFYVHDRVASIEARRRYLENLVPEARIGVVHGKMPEGLVEETMLLFAEGAYDVLLATTIIESGLDVGEANTILIERADRLGLATLYQLRGRVGRREQEAYAYLFHPPRLTEAAEKRLNAIADLSDLGSGHLLAEKDMEIRGVGNLLGPEQHGHIRALSLEVYSELLEEAIRKLKGEVREEKRHVTLDLGLSARLPAEYVPSLEARSRYYSRLAEARTLAEVSRIAKELKERYGPLPEEAENFLALARLRLVAQRKGVVSITEDLTHLQVIFPRWPLDYDARALRQLPFRVEPTQYPPGFRLEKKGLKPRDYPEALLQTLYLFADG; from the coding sequence GCTGGAGGTGGGGCGGAGCTACCCTCGGGGGGAACTTGTGGACCGCTTCTTGCGGATGGGGTACGCCCGGGATGAGGATTACCGGGTGTTGGGGGAGGTTTTGGAGCTGGGCGAGGTGCGCTTGGAGTTCTTCGGGGACGAGCTGGAGCGCCTCCGGGTGGCCGGGGAGGAAAGGAGGCGGCACGTCCTATTGCCCAAACCGGGAAAGGCGGAAGCCTTTTCCTCCAGGAAAATCCTCCACTTTCCGGGCCCCGTGTATCTGGACACCCCGGCTCTGGCCCCAAAGGAGGTTTGGCCCCTTTTAGGGGGGCGTCAGGTGGTGGCCCTAGGGGGCGGGGTGGAGCTTCCCCTCTGGGACCTGGGGGTGAGGCCTCTTTCCCCGTACCGGGGAAGCCTTAAGGCCTTGGAAAGGGACTTGGCCCGCTGGCTTGAGGAGGGGAGGCGGGTTAGCCTCTTCGTGGCCCACGAGCGTACCCTGGACTACCTGAAAAGGCGCCTTGCCCTCTTCCAACCCCAGGTGCTCCCGCGCTTTCCCGGACCCAAGGGCCAGCTTTCCCTGTTCCGGGGAGCCTTTGAGGGGGGAGGGGAGTGGGGGGAGGAGGTTCTGCTTACCGAGGCCTTGGTCTTTGCCACGGGAGCGGTGCGGTCCAGGGTGCGGGTGGGGGAGGGTCTTGCCGACCCCGGGGCCCTTTCCCCTGGGGATTTCCTCATCCACCCTGAGCACGGCGTGGGCCAGTACCTGGGGCTGGAAACCCGGGAGGTTTTGGGGGTGAGGCGGGACTACCTGGTCCTCCGCTACAAGGGGGAGGGAAAGCTCTACCTTCCGGTGGAAGGGCTACCCCTTCTCAAGCGCCATCCCGGCACCACGGATGACCCTCCGGAGCTCTCTTCCCTGGGCAAAGGGGAATGGCAGCGGCTCAAGGAAAAGGCCAGGAAGGATGTGGAGGAGCTGGCGGCAAGGCTCCTCGTCCTTCAGGCCAAGCGCAAGGCTACCCCGGGCCGGGCCTTCCCCCCCTTGCCGGAGTGGGATCCCCTGATCGAAAGGGGTTTTCCCCACCAGCTGACCCCGGATCAGAAGCAGGCCTTAGAGGAGGTCTTGCGAGACCTCGAGGCCCCTTTCCCCATGGACCGGCTCATCTCCGGGGACGTGGGCTTTGGCAAGACGGAGATCGCCCTCAGGGCCGCCCACCGGGTGGTGGGACACGGGGCCCAGGTGGCCTTTTTGGTGCCCACCACCCTCTTGGCAGAGCAGCACGGCAAGACCTTCCGCGAGCGCTTTGCTGGGCTTCCCCTGCGCATAGGGGTCCTTTCCCGCTTCACCCCGGTCAAAGAGGAGGAGGCCATCCTCAAGGGCCTCGAGGCGGGCACGGTGGACGTGGTCATCGGTACCCACCGCCTCCTCCAGCCCGACGTTCGCTTTAAGGACCTGGGGCTTCTCATCGTGGACGAGGAGCACCGCTTCGGCGTGGCCCAGAAGGAGCGGATCCGCGAGCTGAAGGCCGAGGTGGATACCCTTTACCTTTCCGCCACCCCCATTCCCCGCACCCTTTACTCCGCCCTGGTGGGCTTGAAGGATCTTTCCAGCATCAAGACCCCTCCTCCGGGCCGGAAGCCCATCCGCACCTTCCTCGCTCCCTTTGATCCCCTATTGGTACGGGAGGCCATCCTCCTGGAACTGGAAAGGGGGGGCAAGGTCTTTTACGTGCACGATCGGGTGGCCTCCATTGAGGCAAGGAGGCGTTACCTGGAAAATCTGGTGCCCGAGGCCCGCATCGGGGTGGTGCACGGCAAGATGCCCGAGGGACTTGTGGAGGAGACCATGCTCCTCTTTGCCGAGGGGGCCTACGATGTCCTTTTGGCCACCACCATTATTGAGTCGGGCCTGGATGTGGGCGAGGCCAATACCATCCTCATCGAGCGGGCCGATCGCCTGGGCCTGGCCACCTTGTACCAGCTTCGGGGCCGGGTGGGGCGGCGGGAGCAGGAGGCCTACGCCTACCTCTTCCATCCTCCCAGGCTCACGGAGGCGGCAGAGAAGCGCCTCAATGCCATCGCGGATCTCTCCGACCTGGGAAGCGGCCACCTCCTGGCGGAAAAGGACATGGAGATCCGGGGGGTGGGAAATCTCCTGGGTCCGGAACAACATGGGCATATCCGGGCCCTTTCCCTGGAGGTTTACAGCGAGCTATTGGAGGAAGCCATCCGCAAACTGAAAGGGGAGGTCAGGGAGGAGAAGCGGCATGTGACCCTGGACCTGGGCCTTTCCGCACGGCTTCCTGCGGAGTATGTGCCGAGCCTCGAGGCCCGTAGCCGCTACTATAGCCGCTTGGCGGAGGCCAGGACCTTAGCGGAGGTTTCCCGCATCGCCAAAGAACTCAAGGAACGCTACGGCCCCCTTCCCGAGGAAGCGGAGAACTTTTTGGCCTTGGCAAGGCTTCGCCTGGTGGCCCAGCGCAAAGGAGTGGTCTCCATCACCGAGGACCTTACCCATCTCCAGGTGATCTTCCCCCGCTGGCCCCTGGACTACGATGCCCGGGCGCTGAGGCAGCTTCCCTTCCGCGTGGAGCCTACCCAGTACCCCCCGGGCTTCCGCTTGGAGAAGAAGGGCCTAAAGCCCCGGGATTACCCCGAGGCTTTGCTGCAAACCCTGTACCTCTTTGCCGATGGCTAA